A region from the Branchiostoma floridae strain S238N-H82 chromosome 9, Bfl_VNyyK, whole genome shotgun sequence genome encodes:
- the LOC118423531 gene encoding uncharacterized protein LOC118423531, which translates to MAKRCLICAVVFGSVLLMLTVRLASTCAPSAWVLPDRCPDESERILLPSGKVYWAERQAATYESAQKTCRVKGGLIAVPTDSFQNSALVWLKNCVDRFRPIWIGLQRQGVDQWGPRWVHAFGAVPFPSNIRIKWPHTDRPFSAWAPGEPDIVEDRRCARIVSGSKNDSSRDKWADAKCSSRHRYICEKFTDPECSQYKVLMEPWRSVRVKNLHPPHRCESQGWFGNDQWYRFMGEAGTAMPTETPPSSHRCGSDTPVWMNGTHPTYEDGVVERHVCARHLGNICRWKWTIHVKACPGGFLIYKLPPMKIENCHSTYCGLGNNVTVVDTVSIISNEEEDISKEFDKERNVSADELSRVTTTQGCDSYTELSEAWRSVHFLKYYPPHDQIICDGMDTKVDGGWYRFTGEAGDRMVTERPLSINRCNTHAPVWMKGAHPTLNEGVVRRTVCAFYSRRKCNWRWKIHVRACPGGYFVYKLPPAPVCHTAYCSNGQN; encoded by the exons ATGGCGAAGCGGTGCCTGATTTGTGCTGTCGTCTTTGGCTCTGTTTTGCTGATGCTGACAGTTCGTCTCGCGTCCACTTGTGCACCTTCAG CATGGGTACTCCCAGACAGATGCCCTGACGAGAGTGAGCGGATTTTGTTACCCAGTGGGAAGGTCTACTGGGCCGAACGCCAAGCTGCAACCTACGAGTCAGCCCAGAAGACGTGCCGGGTAAAGGGAGGACTGATCGCGGTACCGACTGATTCCTTTCAGAATTCCGCTCTGGTCTGGCTGAAGAACTGCGTTGACAG ATTTCGGCCTATTTGGATTGGTTTACAACGCCAAGGTGTTGACCAATGGGGTCCCCGCTGGGTTCATGCCTTCGGAGCAGTCCCATTTCCTTCCAACATCCGGATCAAGTGGCCGCACACAGACAGACCGTTTAGCGCATGGGCACCAGGGGAACCTGATATAGTAGAGGACAGGCGCTGTGCGAGAATCGTAAGCGGGTCCAAAAACGACAGCAGCAGAGACAAGTGGGCAGATGCAAAATGCAGCAGCAGGCATCGCTACATCTGTGAGAAATTTACAG ATCCAGAGTGTTCCCAATATAAAGTGCTGATGGAACCCTGGCGAAGTGTGAGGGTTAAAAATCTCCACCCACCACACCGCTGTGAGAGCCAAGGCTGGTTTGGGAATGACCAATGGTACAGATTCATGGGGGAGGCAGGTACAGCCATGCCGACGGAAACACCACCTTCTTCCCACCGCTGCGGCTCGGACACCCCCGTCTGGATGAATGGTACCCACCCTACTTACGAAGATGGGGTTGTCGAGCGACATGTCTGTGCACGTCATTTGGGAAACATCTGTCGCTGGAAATGGACAATACATGTGAAGGCGTGCCCTGGAGGATTtcttatctacaagttaccacccaTGAAGATTGAGAACTGTCATTCAACATACTGTGGTCTAG GAAATAACGTGACTGTGGTAGACACTGTCAGTATCATATCTAACGAAGAGGAAGACATATCTAAAGAGTTCGACAAAGAACGAAATGTTTCTGCAGACGAGCTTTCTAGAGTGACAACTACACAAG GATGTGACAGCTACACTGAGTTGAGCGAGGCTTGGCGAAGTGTCCACTTCTTGAAATATTACCCTCCCCACGACCAGATCATATGCGACGGGATGGACACAAAGGTAGACGGTGGCTGGTACCGTTTTACCGGCGAAGCTGGCGACAGGATGGTCACGGAGCGCCCCCTATCGATTAATCGGTGCAATACACACGCCCCAGTGTGGATGAAGGGAGCACACCCAACCCTCAATGAAGGGGTAGTGAGACGTACTGTTTGTGCTTTCTATTCGAGGAGGAAATGCAATTGGCGTTGGAAGATCCATGTTAGGGCTTGTCCGGGTGGATATTTTGTGTACAAGTTACCGCCGGCGCCGGTGTGTCACACTGCATACTGTTCCAACGGTcagaactag